A part of Arachis hypogaea cultivar Tifrunner chromosome 12, arahy.Tifrunner.gnm2.J5K5, whole genome shotgun sequence genomic DNA contains:
- the LOC112726477 gene encoding putative disease resistance protein At1g50180 isoform X1: protein MVILSHPKQCYQKTHHTYMYIYIFLASNITFYHHKVPLIDSSMSEVVSGVASTLLANLATKSFQEITLACGLKDDVKKFESSLRTINAYLIDAENKQAINRSIDEWLKQLREAFDDAGDILDEIEYEAKLNEVVKMYGSTSTEVRRFFSYTSNPLAFRIRMAHKIKDMKQKMDEKIREGRKLGIVEHVNTPAMEHNLPWRETASSLSFRVCGRREEKEKIINSLMTQKSQANGIDVISVVGIGGLGKTTLAQMVYNDTQVNEHFDTLMWVCVSDDFDVKKLIQRIIHAASKRENVVDANSSLEYMISLLNQTLHGKKFLLVLDDVWNENHNKWDELRNHLLEVGGDKGSKILVTTRSRKVADIVGSNLVMKLEGLPENECWRLFAKCAFQEEKDEEKYPRLKQIGEQIVKRCKGVPLAITTLGCLLRSKCHDENEWRKIRDSEVWNLDQEETDILPSLKLSYNHLPPQLKQCFSYCSCFPKDYEYVAIELIMLWMAHGLLQPTREEEDAEDIGELYIKKLVSTSLLQIDEEDSFYFPKIRNSMAFKNLKMHDLVHDLAKLTMKESSRTRTVVQEGQQEASIEWTSDKFNYLRVLHLTKDTELSSFPDDCFARMKKHLRYLYLGNCASLKKLTDSICKLQSLQSLRLYCDSLEELPKNMNKLIYLQYLLLADIKITSLSSMNIGRFQQLKFLYLFKCSRLVYVPSAVGRLTTLKKLVFLFCNKLVYFEDEEEEGKQHVLVNNLNLQLFSITGSNNLDALPKWLERATKLQYLSISMSGIKSLPTRLPMTSLEELDIYWCKELSSLPNMDQTHNLQYLQISYCPKLYVRYNKETGSDWPKIAHIPYCKVFELIMLWMAHGLLQPTREDEDAEDIGKLYIKKLVSTSLLQIDEEKSFFFPKFQNLMTFKTLKMHDLVHDLAKLTMKESSRTRTVVQEGQQEASIEWISDKFNYLRVLHLKEDMELSSFPDDCFATMKKHLRFLFLENFPSLKKLPDSICKLQSLQSLGLYCDSLQELPKNMNKLIYLQYLLLMKIKITSLSSMNIGRFQQLKFLYLFNCSKLVSVPSAVGRLTTLKKLGFFWCEELMNFEDEEEEGKQHVVVNNLNLQLFFIIGSKKLDFLPKWLERATKLQYLSIDKTGIKSLPTRLPMTSLEELYIYRCEELSSLPNMDQTHNLQYLVVYNCPALYARYNKETGPDWSKIAHIPHCKIIFLLETIKKDAYWRLVFKTETSI, encoded by the exons ATGGTCATTCTTAGCCATCCAAAACAATGCTATCAGAAAACCCACcacacatatatgtatatatatattttcttggcCTCTAACATTACTTTTTATCACCATAAGGTTCCACTCATTGATTCTTCAATGTCTGAAGTTGTTTCTGGTGTGGCATCAACACTCTTGGCCAATTTAGCAACAAAATCATTCCAAGAGATTACTCTGGCATGTGGTCTTAAAGATGATGTAAAAAAGTTTGAAAGTTCTTTGAGAACCATCAATGCATATCTCATAGATGCTGAGAACAAGCAAGCAATAAACCGCAGTATAGATGAGTGGTTGAAGCAACTCAGAGAGGCATTTGATGATGCTGGTGACATATTAGATGAAATAGAGTATGAAGCAAAACTTAATGAAGTGGTCAAAATGTATGGAAGCACTAGCACGGAGGTTCGCCGATTCTTCTCATACACAAGTAATCCACTTGCATTTCGCATCAGGATGGCCCACAAAATCAAAGATATGAAAcagaaaatggatgaaaaaatAAGAGAAGGGAGAAAGTTGGGTATAGTTGAACATGTCAACACTCCAGCTATGGAGCACAATTTACCATGGCGAGAAACTGCTTCTTCATTGTCTTTCCGTGTGTGTGGTAGacgtgaagaaaaagaaaagattataAATTCATTGATGACACAAAAATCACAAGCTAATGGTATTGATGTGATCTCAGTTGTTGGGATTGGAGGTTTGGGAAAGACTACACTTGCACAGATGGTTTACAATGATACCCAAGTGAATGAGCATTTCGATACATTAATGTGGGTTTGTGTTTCTGATGATTTTGATGTGAAGAAGCTAATACAAAGAATCATTCATGCGGCCTCAAAGAGAGAGAATGTGGTGGATGCAAATTCTAGTTTGGAATATATGATATCTCTTCTCAATCAAACGTTACATGGTAAGAAATTCTTACTCGTGTTAGACGATGTTTGGAATGAAAACCACAACAAATGGGATGAATTGAGAAATCACTTGTTAGAAGTAGGTGGTGACAAAGGCAGCAAAATTCTAGTGACCACTCGTAGTAGAAAAGTTGCTGACATTGTGGGGAGTAATCTTGTAATGAAATTAGAAGGACTTCCTGAGAATGAATGTTGGCGGCTCTTTGCAAAATGTGCATTCCAAGAAGAGAAGGACGAAGAGAAGTACCCAAGGCTAAAGCAAATTGGGGAGCAAATTGTTAAAAGATGCAAAGGAGTACCCTTGGCTATAACAACTTTGGGTTGCTTGCTTAGATCAAAATGCCATGATGAAAATGAGTGGAGAAAAATAAGGGATAGTGAGGTGTGGAATCTCGATCAAGAAGAAACTGACATTTTGCCATCACTCAAATTGAGTTACAATCACTTGCCACCACAACTAAAGCAATGTTTTTCATACTGCTCTTGTTTTCCAAAAGATTATGAATATGTGGCTATTGAGTTGATTATGTTGTGGATGGCTCATGGACTCCTCCAACCTACACGCGAAGAGGAAGATGCAGAAGATATTGGAGAGTTATATATTAAAAAGCTTGTTTCAACATCTTTACTTCAAATTGATGAAGAAGATTCTTTCTACTTTCCCAAGATTCGAAATTCGATGGCATTTAAAAATCTCAAAATGCATGATCTTGTACATGATCTTGCAAAATTAACAATGAAAGAGTCAAGCAGAACAAGAACCGTTGTGCAAGAGGGGCAACAAGAAGCATCGATAGAATGGACCTCCGACAAGTTCAACTATCTGAGAGTGTTGCACCTAACAAAAGATACGGAATTGAGCTCGTTTCCTGATGATTGCTTTGCCAGAATGAAGAAGCACTTGAGATATCTCTATCTTGGAAATTGTGCTAGTTTGAAAAAGCTAACTGATTCCATTTGTAAGCTGCAAAGTTTGCAGAGTTTGCGCCTTTATTGTGACAGCCTTGAAGAACTTCCCAAAAACATGAACAAACTCATCTATCTACAATATTTGCTTTTGGCGGATATCAAAATTACAAGTTTGTCTTCAATGAATATAGGGCGCTTCCAACAACTCAAATTCTTGTATCTTTTCAAATGTTCAAGGTTAGTGTACGTACCAAGTGCTGTTGGTCGCTTGACTACTTTAAAGAAGCTGGTCTTTCTTTTTTGTAATAAGCTGGTGTATTttgaggatgaagaggaagaaggaaaGCAACATGTGTTGGTAAATAATTTAAACCTTCAATTATTCTCAATCACTGGATCAAATAACCTGGATGCTTTACCAAAATGGCTTGAAAGAGCTACTAAATTGCAATATTTGAGTATAAGCATGTCAGGGATAAAATCATTGCCCACAAGGTTGCCGATGACCTCCCTTGAAGAACTTGATATCTATTGGTGTAAAGAATTGTCATCTCTTCCCAACATGGATCAAACTCATAATCTTCAATATTTACAGATATCTTATTGTCCCAAATTATATGTAAGGTACAATAAGGAGACAGGTTCAGATTGGCCCAAAATTGCTCATATTCCATATTGCAAG GTTTTTGAGTTGATTATGTTGTGGATGGCTCATGGACTCCTCCAACCTACACGCGAAGATGAAGATGCAGAAGATATTGGGAAGTTGTATATTAAGAAGCTTGTTTCAACATCTTTACTTCAAATTGATgaagaaaaatctttcttttttcctAAGTTTCAAAATTTGATGACATTTAAAACACTCAAAATGCATGATCTTGTACATGATCTTGCAAAATTAACAATGAAAGAGTCAAGCAGAACAAGAACCGTTGTGCAAGAGGGGCAACAAGAAGCATCGATAGAATGGATCTCCGACAAGTTCAACTATCTGAGGGTGTTGCACCTAAAAGAAGATATGGAGTTGAGCTCGTTTCCTGATGATTGCTTTGCCACAATGAAGAAGCACTTGAGATTTctctttcttgaaaattttcctaGTTTGAAAAAGCTTCCTGATTCCATTTGTAAGCTGCAAAGTTTGCAGAGTTTGGGCCTTTATTGTGACAGCCTTCAAGAACTTCCCAAAAACATGAACAAACTCATCTATCTACAATATTTGCTTTTGATGAAGATCAAAATTACAAGTTTGTCTTCAATGAATATAGGGCGCTTCCAACAACTCAAATTCTTGTATCTTTTCAATTGTTCAAAGTTAGTGTCCGTACCAAGTGCAGTTGGTCGCTTGACTACTTTAAAGAAGCTGGGATTTTTTTGGTGTGAAGAGCTGATGAATTttgaggatgaagaggaagaaggaaaGCAACATGTGGTAGTAAATAATTTAAACCTTCAATTGTTCTTTATCATTGGATCAAAAAAGTTGGACTTTTTACCAAAATGGCTTGAAAGAGCTACTAAATTGCAATATTTGAGTATAGACAAAACAGGGATAAAATCATTGCCCACAAGGTTGCCGATGACCTCTCTTGAAGAACTTTATATCTATCGGTGTGAAGAATTGTCATCTCTTCCCAACATGGATCAAACTCATAATCTTCAGTATTTAGTGGTATATAATTGTCCTGCATTATATGCAAGGTACAATAAGGAGACAGGTCCAGATTGGTCCAAAATTGCTCATATCCCACATTGCAAG ATTATATTTTTGTTGGAGACCATTAAGAAGGATGCTTATTGGAGGCTAGTATTTAAGACAGAGACTAGTATTTAA
- the LOC112726477 gene encoding putative disease resistance protein At1g50180 isoform X2 gives MSEVVSGVASTLLANLATKSFQEITLACGLKDDVKKFESSLRTINAYLIDAENKQAINRSIDEWLKQLREAFDDAGDILDEIEYEAKLNEVVKMYGSTSTEVRRFFSYTSNPLAFRIRMAHKIKDMKQKMDEKIREGRKLGIVEHVNTPAMEHNLPWRETASSLSFRVCGRREEKEKIINSLMTQKSQANGIDVISVVGIGGLGKTTLAQMVYNDTQVNEHFDTLMWVCVSDDFDVKKLIQRIIHAASKRENVVDANSSLEYMISLLNQTLHGKKFLLVLDDVWNENHNKWDELRNHLLEVGGDKGSKILVTTRSRKVADIVGSNLVMKLEGLPENECWRLFAKCAFQEEKDEEKYPRLKQIGEQIVKRCKGVPLAITTLGCLLRSKCHDENEWRKIRDSEVWNLDQEETDILPSLKLSYNHLPPQLKQCFSYCSCFPKDYEYVAIELIMLWMAHGLLQPTREEEDAEDIGELYIKKLVSTSLLQIDEEDSFYFPKIRNSMAFKNLKMHDLVHDLAKLTMKESSRTRTVVQEGQQEASIEWTSDKFNYLRVLHLTKDTELSSFPDDCFARMKKHLRYLYLGNCASLKKLTDSICKLQSLQSLRLYCDSLEELPKNMNKLIYLQYLLLADIKITSLSSMNIGRFQQLKFLYLFKCSRLVYVPSAVGRLTTLKKLVFLFCNKLVYFEDEEEEGKQHVLVNNLNLQLFSITGSNNLDALPKWLERATKLQYLSISMSGIKSLPTRLPMTSLEELDIYWCKELSSLPNMDQTHNLQYLQISYCPKLYVRYNKETGSDWPKIAHIPYCKVFELIMLWMAHGLLQPTREDEDAEDIGKLYIKKLVSTSLLQIDEEKSFFFPKFQNLMTFKTLKMHDLVHDLAKLTMKESSRTRTVVQEGQQEASIEWISDKFNYLRVLHLKEDMELSSFPDDCFATMKKHLRFLFLENFPSLKKLPDSICKLQSLQSLGLYCDSLQELPKNMNKLIYLQYLLLMKIKITSLSSMNIGRFQQLKFLYLFNCSKLVSVPSAVGRLTTLKKLGFFWCEELMNFEDEEEEGKQHVVVNNLNLQLFFIIGSKKLDFLPKWLERATKLQYLSIDKTGIKSLPTRLPMTSLEELYIYRCEELSSLPNMDQTHNLQYLVVYNCPALYARYNKETGPDWSKIAHIPHCKIIFLLETIKKDAYWRLVFKTETSI, from the exons ATGTCTGAAGTTGTTTCTGGTGTGGCATCAACACTCTTGGCCAATTTAGCAACAAAATCATTCCAAGAGATTACTCTGGCATGTGGTCTTAAAGATGATGTAAAAAAGTTTGAAAGTTCTTTGAGAACCATCAATGCATATCTCATAGATGCTGAGAACAAGCAAGCAATAAACCGCAGTATAGATGAGTGGTTGAAGCAACTCAGAGAGGCATTTGATGATGCTGGTGACATATTAGATGAAATAGAGTATGAAGCAAAACTTAATGAAGTGGTCAAAATGTATGGAAGCACTAGCACGGAGGTTCGCCGATTCTTCTCATACACAAGTAATCCACTTGCATTTCGCATCAGGATGGCCCACAAAATCAAAGATATGAAAcagaaaatggatgaaaaaatAAGAGAAGGGAGAAAGTTGGGTATAGTTGAACATGTCAACACTCCAGCTATGGAGCACAATTTACCATGGCGAGAAACTGCTTCTTCATTGTCTTTCCGTGTGTGTGGTAGacgtgaagaaaaagaaaagattataAATTCATTGATGACACAAAAATCACAAGCTAATGGTATTGATGTGATCTCAGTTGTTGGGATTGGAGGTTTGGGAAAGACTACACTTGCACAGATGGTTTACAATGATACCCAAGTGAATGAGCATTTCGATACATTAATGTGGGTTTGTGTTTCTGATGATTTTGATGTGAAGAAGCTAATACAAAGAATCATTCATGCGGCCTCAAAGAGAGAGAATGTGGTGGATGCAAATTCTAGTTTGGAATATATGATATCTCTTCTCAATCAAACGTTACATGGTAAGAAATTCTTACTCGTGTTAGACGATGTTTGGAATGAAAACCACAACAAATGGGATGAATTGAGAAATCACTTGTTAGAAGTAGGTGGTGACAAAGGCAGCAAAATTCTAGTGACCACTCGTAGTAGAAAAGTTGCTGACATTGTGGGGAGTAATCTTGTAATGAAATTAGAAGGACTTCCTGAGAATGAATGTTGGCGGCTCTTTGCAAAATGTGCATTCCAAGAAGAGAAGGACGAAGAGAAGTACCCAAGGCTAAAGCAAATTGGGGAGCAAATTGTTAAAAGATGCAAAGGAGTACCCTTGGCTATAACAACTTTGGGTTGCTTGCTTAGATCAAAATGCCATGATGAAAATGAGTGGAGAAAAATAAGGGATAGTGAGGTGTGGAATCTCGATCAAGAAGAAACTGACATTTTGCCATCACTCAAATTGAGTTACAATCACTTGCCACCACAACTAAAGCAATGTTTTTCATACTGCTCTTGTTTTCCAAAAGATTATGAATATGTGGCTATTGAGTTGATTATGTTGTGGATGGCTCATGGACTCCTCCAACCTACACGCGAAGAGGAAGATGCAGAAGATATTGGAGAGTTATATATTAAAAAGCTTGTTTCAACATCTTTACTTCAAATTGATGAAGAAGATTCTTTCTACTTTCCCAAGATTCGAAATTCGATGGCATTTAAAAATCTCAAAATGCATGATCTTGTACATGATCTTGCAAAATTAACAATGAAAGAGTCAAGCAGAACAAGAACCGTTGTGCAAGAGGGGCAACAAGAAGCATCGATAGAATGGACCTCCGACAAGTTCAACTATCTGAGAGTGTTGCACCTAACAAAAGATACGGAATTGAGCTCGTTTCCTGATGATTGCTTTGCCAGAATGAAGAAGCACTTGAGATATCTCTATCTTGGAAATTGTGCTAGTTTGAAAAAGCTAACTGATTCCATTTGTAAGCTGCAAAGTTTGCAGAGTTTGCGCCTTTATTGTGACAGCCTTGAAGAACTTCCCAAAAACATGAACAAACTCATCTATCTACAATATTTGCTTTTGGCGGATATCAAAATTACAAGTTTGTCTTCAATGAATATAGGGCGCTTCCAACAACTCAAATTCTTGTATCTTTTCAAATGTTCAAGGTTAGTGTACGTACCAAGTGCTGTTGGTCGCTTGACTACTTTAAAGAAGCTGGTCTTTCTTTTTTGTAATAAGCTGGTGTATTttgaggatgaagaggaagaaggaaaGCAACATGTGTTGGTAAATAATTTAAACCTTCAATTATTCTCAATCACTGGATCAAATAACCTGGATGCTTTACCAAAATGGCTTGAAAGAGCTACTAAATTGCAATATTTGAGTATAAGCATGTCAGGGATAAAATCATTGCCCACAAGGTTGCCGATGACCTCCCTTGAAGAACTTGATATCTATTGGTGTAAAGAATTGTCATCTCTTCCCAACATGGATCAAACTCATAATCTTCAATATTTACAGATATCTTATTGTCCCAAATTATATGTAAGGTACAATAAGGAGACAGGTTCAGATTGGCCCAAAATTGCTCATATTCCATATTGCAAG GTTTTTGAGTTGATTATGTTGTGGATGGCTCATGGACTCCTCCAACCTACACGCGAAGATGAAGATGCAGAAGATATTGGGAAGTTGTATATTAAGAAGCTTGTTTCAACATCTTTACTTCAAATTGATgaagaaaaatctttcttttttcctAAGTTTCAAAATTTGATGACATTTAAAACACTCAAAATGCATGATCTTGTACATGATCTTGCAAAATTAACAATGAAAGAGTCAAGCAGAACAAGAACCGTTGTGCAAGAGGGGCAACAAGAAGCATCGATAGAATGGATCTCCGACAAGTTCAACTATCTGAGGGTGTTGCACCTAAAAGAAGATATGGAGTTGAGCTCGTTTCCTGATGATTGCTTTGCCACAATGAAGAAGCACTTGAGATTTctctttcttgaaaattttcctaGTTTGAAAAAGCTTCCTGATTCCATTTGTAAGCTGCAAAGTTTGCAGAGTTTGGGCCTTTATTGTGACAGCCTTCAAGAACTTCCCAAAAACATGAACAAACTCATCTATCTACAATATTTGCTTTTGATGAAGATCAAAATTACAAGTTTGTCTTCAATGAATATAGGGCGCTTCCAACAACTCAAATTCTTGTATCTTTTCAATTGTTCAAAGTTAGTGTCCGTACCAAGTGCAGTTGGTCGCTTGACTACTTTAAAGAAGCTGGGATTTTTTTGGTGTGAAGAGCTGATGAATTttgaggatgaagaggaagaaggaaaGCAACATGTGGTAGTAAATAATTTAAACCTTCAATTGTTCTTTATCATTGGATCAAAAAAGTTGGACTTTTTACCAAAATGGCTTGAAAGAGCTACTAAATTGCAATATTTGAGTATAGACAAAACAGGGATAAAATCATTGCCCACAAGGTTGCCGATGACCTCTCTTGAAGAACTTTATATCTATCGGTGTGAAGAATTGTCATCTCTTCCCAACATGGATCAAACTCATAATCTTCAGTATTTAGTGGTATATAATTGTCCTGCATTATATGCAAGGTACAATAAGGAGACAGGTCCAGATTGGTCCAAAATTGCTCATATCCCACATTGCAAG ATTATATTTTTGTTGGAGACCATTAAGAAGGATGCTTATTGGAGGCTAGTATTTAAGACAGAGACTAGTATTTAA